The following are from one region of the Mesorhizobium sp. B2-8-5 genome:
- a CDS encoding GntR family transcriptional regulator — translation MSQMQNVERQLREMILGLEIGPGERLTERWIESRFGASRTPVRAALLRLETEGLIGRDGRGWTVAPINLAELGQIAVYREAVEVAAVRLTAALEDRGGTEVIAAMLDSCDAETPREEWHRVGMDFHIELARLSGNEFLLRAVRDAMTRLSRARWLEVRDEKALGRAWAEHHAILAAVKAGHADEAAGLLSAHIAGSRDRLVSSLHDDRRGLRARGFAVVGA, via the coding sequence ATGTCGCAGATGCAAAATGTCGAAAGACAGCTTCGCGAAATGATCCTCGGCCTGGAGATCGGCCCTGGCGAACGTTTGACCGAGCGTTGGATCGAGAGCCGGTTCGGCGCTTCGCGAACGCCGGTGCGGGCGGCGCTGCTGCGCCTGGAAACGGAAGGGCTGATCGGCCGCGACGGCCGCGGCTGGACGGTGGCGCCGATCAACCTGGCGGAGCTCGGGCAGATCGCCGTCTACCGCGAGGCGGTCGAGGTCGCCGCGGTTCGCCTGACGGCGGCGCTCGAAGACCGTGGCGGCACCGAGGTGATCGCGGCGATGCTCGATTCCTGCGATGCCGAGACGCCGCGCGAGGAATGGCACCGCGTCGGCATGGATTTCCACATTGAGCTGGCCAGGCTTTCCGGCAACGAGTTTCTGCTCAGGGCCGTTCGCGACGCGATGACTAGGCTGTCGCGGGCGCGCTGGCTGGAGGTGCGCGATGAAAAGGCGCTCGGTCGTGCCTGGGCCGAACATCATGCCATCCTTGCCGCCGTCAAGGCCGGCCACGCGGACGAAGCGGCGGGTCTGCTCTCCGCTCACATCGCCGGCAGCCGCGATCGGCTTGTCAGCTCCTTGCATGACGATCGGCGCGGCCTGCGCGCCAGAGGATTCGCCGTGGTCGGGGCGTAA
- a CDS encoding MFS transporter: protein MTPNESEQSDFNIHWRRNLAVCFAGSFSTLVAMTLLLPFLPLYVEQLGAEGHAAIVQWSGIAYGATFFAAALVAPLWGRLGDRYGRKLMLVRASFGMAICMSLTGMVESVWQLVLLRLLIGFAGGYSSGSTILVAMQTPKERSGWALGVLAAGITAGSLVGPLLGGLLPPLIGIRATFLLSGAVIFLAFLATTFLIKENPPAPRRASTAKPKSGWSQIPDKRPIVAMLTTGMLLAFATMSIEPIITVYVQQLVEDQSKVTMVAGVVMSAAALGTILSSSWLGKLADRVGHWNVVVGALAISALLLIPQAFVTTGWQLIGLRFLMGLALGGLLPCITSVIRHNIPDGIGGNVLGLAISAQYVGQVAGPLSGGFVGGHFGMRSVFLGTSVLMALGAAYNWIVQSRRARHMLLEAGES, encoded by the coding sequence ATGACGCCCAACGAATCCGAACAGAGCGACTTCAACATCCATTGGCGACGCAACCTCGCCGTCTGCTTCGCCGGCTCGTTCAGCACGCTTGTCGCCATGACGCTGCTTCTGCCGTTCCTGCCGCTTTACGTCGAGCAGCTCGGCGCCGAAGGCCACGCGGCGATCGTGCAGTGGTCGGGCATCGCCTATGGCGCGACCTTCTTCGCGGCCGCGCTGGTCGCGCCCTTGTGGGGACGGCTGGGCGACCGCTACGGCCGCAAGCTGATGCTGGTGCGCGCTTCGTTCGGCATGGCGATCTGCATGTCGCTGACCGGGATGGTTGAGAGTGTGTGGCAACTGGTGCTGCTTCGGCTGCTGATCGGTTTTGCCGGCGGTTATTCGTCGGGCTCCACGATCCTAGTCGCGATGCAGACGCCGAAGGAGCGCTCGGGCTGGGCGCTGGGTGTGCTCGCGGCGGGTATCACCGCCGGTTCGCTGGTCGGTCCGCTGCTCGGCGGCTTGCTGCCGCCGCTGATCGGCATCCGCGCGACCTTCCTGCTTTCCGGCGCCGTCATCTTCCTGGCGTTCCTGGCGACGACTTTCCTGATCAAGGAGAATCCGCCGGCGCCCAGGCGCGCCTCGACGGCGAAGCCGAAAAGCGGCTGGTCGCAGATCCCCGACAAGCGGCCGATCGTCGCCATGCTGACCACCGGCATGCTGCTCGCCTTCGCCACCATGTCGATCGAGCCGATCATCACCGTCTATGTGCAGCAGCTCGTCGAAGACCAGAGCAAGGTGACCATGGTCGCTGGCGTCGTCATGTCGGCGGCGGCGCTCGGCACCATCCTGTCATCGTCCTGGCTGGGAAAACTCGCCGACCGCGTCGGCCACTGGAACGTCGTGGTCGGTGCGCTCGCGATTTCGGCGCTGCTGCTTATTCCGCAGGCCTTCGTCACCACTGGCTGGCAGTTGATCGGCCTGCGCTTCCTGATGGGCCTGGCGCTGGGCGGGCTGTTGCCCTGCATCACCAGCGTCATCCGCCACAACATCCCCGACGGGATCGGCGGCAATGTGCTTGGCCTGGCGATCTCGGCGCAATATGTCGGCCAGGTCGCGGGACCGCTGTCGGGCGGTTTCGTCGGTGGGCATTTCGGTATGCGCTCGGTGTTTTTGGGCACATCGGTGCTGATGGCGCTGGGTGCTGCCTACAACTGGATTGTCCAGTCGCGCCGCGCACGGCATATGCTGCTTGAAGCTGGCGAATCCTGA
- a CDS encoding DUF423 domain-containing protein, translating into MSLTGQASGGRSRVLVLAAGLVGAAGVALSAAAAHRGGAFTGTAANFLLMHAPVFLAIGLAGGNRCLRIASLVLLAGLLLFCGDLLARDFLGSRLFPMSAPIGGTLLIAGWVAIAVSALWRPRP; encoded by the coding sequence ATGAGCCTTACGGGCCAAGCATCAGGCGGCAGGAGCCGCGTCCTCGTGCTGGCAGCCGGCCTCGTCGGCGCGGCCGGCGTGGCGCTGTCGGCGGCGGCGGCGCATCGCGGCGGCGCCTTCACCGGCACCGCAGCCAATTTCCTGCTGATGCATGCGCCCGTGTTCCTTGCCATCGGCCTTGCCGGCGGCAACCGCTGTCTCAGGATCGCCAGCCTCGTCCTGCTCGCGGGCCTGCTCCTATTCTGCGGCGATCTGCTTGCCCGCGACTTTCTCGGCTCGCGGCTGTTCCCGATGTCGGCGCCGATCGGTGGCACCCTTCTGATCGCCGGCTGGGTGGCGATCGCAGTCTCGGCGCTCTGGCGCCCGCGACCCTGA
- a CDS encoding LacI family DNA-binding transcriptional regulator: MASLLEGQARPIRLADIAKAAGVSHGTASNVFSRPEIVRAEVRERVKAVAEQMGYAGPDPKGRLLRAGKVNAIGVATTEPLSYFFDDPFARVMMAGISEACDATGAGIALVSAANQEKLAWNIQSALVDGFVLFCIEGGSRLVDLTRERRLPFVALELGFQDETVSAIGVDNVAGAKLAARHLAELGHRRFAVLSLGFADNRTGFATPEAVRSAVYTGTRDRLAGYFEELSRFGIDTAKIPVYETENEEKSTRAGLEAIFAEGEPPTAILAMSDRMALIAIDWLRARGLNVPGDVSIVGFDGVPDGALATPPLTTIAQPIIEIGRRAAHMILDHDGAVRRETMGVEFVVRGSTGPAPKA; the protein is encoded by the coding sequence ATGGCATCACTCCTCGAAGGCCAGGCAAGACCGATCAGGTTGGCCGACATCGCCAAGGCCGCCGGCGTCTCGCATGGCACGGCCTCGAATGTTTTCAGCCGCCCCGAGATCGTGCGCGCCGAAGTGCGGGAACGGGTGAAGGCGGTCGCGGAGCAGATGGGCTATGCCGGCCCGGACCCGAAAGGCCGCCTGCTGCGCGCCGGCAAGGTCAACGCCATCGGCGTCGCCACCACCGAGCCCCTTTCGTACTTCTTCGACGATCCCTTCGCCCGCGTCATGATGGCCGGCATTTCCGAAGCCTGCGACGCCACCGGCGCAGGCATCGCGCTGGTTTCGGCCGCCAACCAGGAAAAGCTCGCCTGGAACATCCAGAGTGCGCTTGTCGACGGTTTTGTGCTGTTCTGCATCGAAGGCGGCTCGCGCCTTGTCGATCTGACGCGCGAGCGCAGGCTGCCCTTCGTTGCGCTGGAGCTCGGCTTCCAGGACGAGACCGTGTCGGCCATCGGAGTCGACAATGTCGCAGGCGCAAAGCTTGCCGCCCGCCATCTCGCCGAGCTTGGCCATCGCCGCTTCGCCGTCCTGTCGCTCGGCTTTGCCGACAATCGCACCGGCTTCGCGACGCCGGAAGCGGTGCGCAGCGCGGTCTACACCGGAACGCGCGATCGCCTTGCCGGCTACTTCGAGGAGCTTTCCCGCTTCGGCATCGATACGGCGAAAATCCCGGTCTATGAGACCGAGAACGAAGAAAAAAGCACCAGGGCCGGCCTCGAGGCGATCTTTGCCGAGGGGGAACCGCCGACCGCCATCCTGGCTATGTCGGATCGCATGGCCCTGATCGCCATCGACTGGCTGAGGGCACGCGGCCTCAATGTTCCCGGCGATGTCTCCATTGTCGGCTTTGACGGCGTGCCGGACGGCGCGCTGGCCACGCCGCCGCTGACGACGATCGCCCAGCCGATCATCGAGATCGGCCGCCGCGCCGCGCACATGATCCTCGACCATGACGGCGCGGTGCGGCGCGAGACGATGGGCGTCGAGTTCGTCGTCAGAGGCTCGACCGGTCCGGCGCCGAAAGCCTGA
- a CDS encoding OpgC family protein, with protein sequence MTTPVSNDRDKRNDRDKRIVERDTRIDVLRALALLTIFVDHVPGTVFENWTYKNFGFSDAAEAFVLISGISVALAYGTKFKPGGRLLATLKMWRRAGVLYISHIVITMVVIALFCAAALFAHRPEILTMINIEPLMRNTPQVLLGIVTLGHQLGYNNILPVYAALLLAAPAFVLFVSYRPVPALIASGLLWFVAGIWQIAPPNYPEPGLWFLNPLSWQFLFNIGLAAMLHVKRGGRIPVNPWLLGAAGIYVIGAAIWVHSPLWGQITWFDLPVVIGGFDKTFLSLPRLLHILSVSYLIVALPAVSNLFRVRPDNPLAILGKRSLPVFIAGTLLAMAAQVLKLINPGGPAYDTLLIAAGIAMQLALALYLEWLASLGPSRAKPVREEPARATFGVQPLPARAGGY encoded by the coding sequence ATGACCACCCCTGTTTCCAACGATCGCGACAAGCGTAACGATCGCGACAAGCGTATCGTCGAGCGCGATACGCGGATCGACGTGCTGCGCGCACTCGCGCTGCTCACCATTTTCGTCGACCATGTGCCTGGCACGGTCTTCGAGAATTGGACCTATAAGAATTTCGGGTTTTCCGATGCGGCGGAGGCCTTCGTGCTGATTTCCGGCATCTCGGTGGCGCTGGCCTATGGCACGAAGTTCAAGCCGGGCGGCCGATTGCTCGCGACCTTGAAGATGTGGCGGCGCGCTGGCGTGCTCTACATCTCCCACATCGTCATCACGATGGTGGTGATCGCGCTGTTTTGCGCCGCCGCGCTGTTCGCGCACCGGCCGGAAATCCTGACGATGATCAACATCGAACCCTTGATGCGCAACACGCCGCAGGTGCTGCTCGGCATCGTCACGCTCGGCCACCAACTCGGCTATAACAACATCCTGCCCGTCTATGCGGCGCTGCTTCTGGCGGCGCCTGCTTTCGTGCTGTTCGTCAGCTATCGGCCCGTGCCGGCGCTGATCGCGTCCGGCCTGCTGTGGTTCGTCGCCGGCATCTGGCAGATCGCGCCGCCGAACTATCCGGAGCCAGGCCTTTGGTTCCTCAACCCGCTGTCCTGGCAGTTCCTGTTCAACATCGGCCTTGCCGCCATGCTGCATGTGAAGCGCGGCGGGCGGATCCCGGTCAATCCGTGGCTGCTTGGTGCCGCCGGCATCTATGTGATCGGAGCGGCGATCTGGGTGCACAGCCCGCTCTGGGGGCAGATCACCTGGTTCGACCTACCGGTGGTGATCGGCGGCTTCGATAAGACCTTCCTGTCGCTGCCGCGGCTGCTCCACATCCTGTCGGTCAGCTATCTGATCGTGGCGCTGCCGGCTGTCTCGAACCTCTTCCGCGTCCGGCCCGACAATCCTTTGGCGATCCTCGGCAAGCGCTCGCTACCGGTGTTCATCGCCGGCACGCTGCTTGCCATGGCGGCGCAGGTGCTGAAGCTGATCAATCCGGGCGGCCCGGCCTACGACACGCTTCTGATCGCTGCAGGCATCGCCATGCAACTCGCGCTTGCACTCTACCTCGAATGGCTTGCGAGCCTCGGCCCCTCCCGCGCCAAGCCGGTGCGCGAGGAGCCTGCGCGTGCGACGTTCGGCGTGCAGCCGCTGCCGGCGAGGGCGGGCGGCTACTGA
- a CDS encoding alpha/beta hydrolase, with amino-acid sequence MFEYSDENSILREDLTFPYRLLKPANASGDCLFVLHGSGVDETTMLPLAMQIAPRSVIVAARGRIRQEDGFRWFERITPTSFEQTSIRAETAAYAKFATEAAREHGLDLQRATFLGYSNGANVVSSLMLLHPGLVKQAALLRAMPVLDNPPTSDLSGTRVLIVAGAADQTYGLFAPALVTLFSERRAEVDARIVASGHEFGDADAAIVRQWLAAPAAEARGPSA; translated from the coding sequence GTGTTCGAATATAGCGACGAAAACAGCATCCTGCGCGAGGATCTGACATTTCCCTACCGTCTGCTGAAGCCGGCAAACGCCAGCGGCGACTGCCTCTTCGTGCTGCACGGGTCAGGCGTGGACGAGACGACGATGCTGCCGCTGGCGATGCAGATCGCGCCGCGTTCGGTGATCGTCGCGGCGCGCGGCCGCATTCGGCAGGAGGACGGATTTCGCTGGTTCGAGCGAATCACACCGACCAGTTTCGAGCAAACCTCCATCCGTGCCGAGACGGCCGCCTATGCCAAGTTCGCGACGGAAGCCGCGAGGGAGCATGGGCTCGACCTGCAACGCGCGACCTTCCTTGGATATTCGAACGGCGCCAATGTCGTCTCCAGCCTGATGCTGCTCCATCCCGGCCTGGTCAAGCAGGCGGCGCTGTTGAGGGCGATGCCGGTGCTCGACAATCCTCCAACGTCAGATCTTAGCGGCACACGGGTGCTGATCGTCGCCGGCGCCGCCGACCAGACCTACGGTTTGTTCGCTCCTGCCCTGGTCACGCTGTTCAGCGAGCGCCGCGCCGAGGTCGACGCGCGCATCGTCGCCTCGGGCCATGAATTCGGCGATGCGGACGCCGCGATCGTGCGACAATGGCTGGCGGCGCCGGCTGCAGAAGCGAGGGGTCCCTCCGCATAG
- a CDS encoding toxic anion resistance protein, translating to MADENSITLLDDTSKLPAIAASPGEVARIEGGIDIRDRAAISVFGDRAQQAVSDYADKILSQIRNRDLGDTGTLLTDIIMKAKNLDPASLKDEGFLSNLFSSFKARLERFKEKYEDVAGQIDRIGLELDRHKDTLRRDIAVLDDLHEQTKDSILNLDAYVQAGKKFVDNYRADELPKLKAAAEAKSADTAGSLEAQTYQDAVQALDRLEKRIFYLVQARQLGIQQLPQIRIVQSGDETLIENLQATSVLTVPAWKQKMVILLGLTNQKSALELQKTVTDATNEMIRQTSKMMKDQAISIEEQAQRGIVDVETLAQANRDLIDTVQGVLKVQEQGRQKRADAEKQMDQMTADLKKALTQG from the coding sequence ATGGCCGACGAGAACAGCATCACTCTGCTCGACGACACTTCGAAGTTGCCCGCCATTGCCGCCAGCCCGGGCGAGGTCGCCAGGATCGAAGGCGGCATCGATATTCGCGACCGAGCGGCGATTTCGGTCTTCGGCGACCGCGCCCAGCAAGCGGTCAGCGACTATGCCGACAAGATTCTGTCGCAGATCCGCAACCGCGATCTCGGCGACACCGGCACATTGCTTACCGACATCATCATGAAGGCCAAGAACCTCGATCCGGCTTCGCTGAAGGACGAAGGGTTCTTGAGCAATTTGTTCTCCTCGTTCAAGGCACGGCTCGAGCGCTTCAAGGAAAAGTACGAGGACGTCGCCGGTCAGATCGACCGTATCGGCCTTGAGCTCGACCGTCATAAGGACACGCTCAGGCGCGACATCGCCGTGCTCGACGACCTGCACGAGCAGACCAAGGACTCCATCCTCAACCTCGACGCCTATGTGCAGGCCGGCAAGAAATTCGTCGACAACTACCGCGCCGACGAACTGCCGAAGCTGAAGGCCGCGGCGGAGGCGAAGAGCGCCGACACCGCCGGCTCCCTGGAGGCGCAAACCTACCAGGACGCCGTGCAGGCGCTCGACCGGCTGGAAAAGCGCATCTTCTATCTGGTGCAGGCGCGCCAGCTCGGCATCCAGCAATTGCCACAGATCCGCATTGTGCAGTCGGGCGACGAGACGCTGATCGAGAACCTGCAGGCCACCTCGGTGCTGACCGTGCCGGCTTGGAAACAGAAGATGGTCATCCTGCTTGGGTTGACCAACCAGAAGTCGGCGCTGGAGCTGCAAAAGACGGTAACGGACGCCACCAACGAGATGATCCGCCAGACATCGAAGATGATGAAGGATCAGGCCATCTCAATCGAGGAGCAGGCGCAGCGCGGCATCGTCGATGTCGAGACGCTGGCGCAGGCCAACCGCGATCTGATCGACACCGTGCAAGGTGTGCTCAAGGTCCAGGAGCAAGGCCGGCAAAAGCGGGCCGACGCCGAAAAGCAGATGGACCAGATGACCGCCGACCTCAAGAAAGCGCTCACCCAGGGCTGA
- a CDS encoding substrate-binding domain-containing protein → MKLSSVLALAAALLLAACNSGNVKFSIVSGSENTVLEPIVQEFCAKQGATCTISYQGSLDIGLGLQKASGLDQDAVWPASSVWVDLFDTGRKVRNLTSIAQMPVILGVRKSKAAELGWIGRQVYMKDILAAVKDGKLKFLMTSATQSNSGASAYLAMLSSALGGKEVIQPGDLDNPSVHDTVGALLQGVERSSGSSGWLADLYVDAARKGTLYDAMWNYEATLKETNDRLKQMGDEPLYAVYPADGVAVGDSPLGFIDHGRGADVEKFFADLLAYLQSDTVRKRIADTGRRLPLGGAAVQATAEPDWNFDPGKLVTSIRMPEPAVIRKALDLYQQALRKPSLTALCFDFSGSMENEGETQLQQAAQFLFTPEKSSEVLVQWTPSDHIFVLPFDSKVRDIFDATGDPAGQNQLLGDVAQQRAGGGTDMYACASQALQKILTTPDLPKYLPAIVIMTDGRTDGIAEPFLAEWRQAPLRVPVFGITFGDADKSQLDSLAKATSARVFDGGGDLAGAFRAARGYN, encoded by the coding sequence ATGAAGCTTTCGTCCGTTCTGGCGTTGGCGGCCGCGCTGCTGCTGGCGGCCTGCAATTCGGGCAACGTCAAATTCTCGATCGTCTCCGGTTCCGAGAACACGGTGCTGGAGCCGATCGTGCAGGAGTTCTGCGCCAAGCAGGGCGCGACCTGCACCATCTCCTACCAAGGCTCGCTCGATATCGGCCTCGGCCTGCAGAAGGCCAGCGGGCTCGATCAGGACGCGGTCTGGCCGGCGTCGAGCGTCTGGGTCGACCTGTTCGATACCGGCCGCAAGGTACGCAACCTCACCTCGATCGCGCAGATGCCGGTCATCCTTGGCGTGCGCAAATCCAAGGCCGCCGAACTCGGCTGGATCGGCAGGCAAGTCTACATGAAGGACATCCTTGCCGCGGTGAAGGACGGCAAGCTGAAGTTCCTGATGACATCGGCCACGCAGTCCAATTCCGGCGCTAGCGCCTATCTGGCGATGCTTTCCAGCGCGCTCGGCGGCAAGGAAGTGATCCAGCCCGGCGACCTCGACAATCCCTCCGTGCACGACACGGTCGGCGCCCTGTTGCAGGGCGTCGAGCGCTCTTCCGGGTCTTCAGGCTGGCTGGCCGACCTCTATGTCGATGCCGCGCGCAAGGGCACGCTCTATGACGCGATGTGGAATTACGAGGCGACGCTGAAAGAGACCAACGACAGGCTGAAGCAAATGGGCGACGAGCCGCTCTACGCGGTCTATCCGGCCGATGGCGTCGCGGTCGGCGATTCCCCGCTCGGCTTCATCGATCACGGGCGCGGCGCCGATGTCGAAAAGTTCTTCGCCGACCTGCTCGCCTATCTGCAGTCGGACACGGTGCGCAAGCGCATCGCCGACACTGGCCGGCGACTGCCGCTCGGCGGCGCCGCGGTCCAGGCGACGGCCGAGCCCGACTGGAATTTCGATCCGGGCAAGCTGGTGACGTCGATCCGCATGCCGGAACCCGCAGTGATCCGCAAGGCGCTTGACCTCTACCAGCAGGCGCTGCGCAAACCGTCATTGACGGCGCTCTGCTTCGACTTCTCGGGTTCGATGGAGAACGAGGGCGAAACGCAGTTGCAGCAGGCCGCGCAGTTCCTGTTCACGCCGGAAAAGTCGAGCGAAGTGCTGGTGCAATGGACGCCGTCCGACCACATTTTCGTGCTGCCTTTCGACAGCAAAGTGCGCGACATTTTCGACGCGACCGGTGATCCTGCGGGCCAGAACCAGCTGCTTGGCGACGTGGCGCAGCAGCGCGCCGGCGGCGGTACCGACATGTATGCCTGCGCCTCGCAGGCGCTGCAGAAGATCCTGACGACGCCCGACCTGCCGAAATACCTGCCGGCCATCGTCATCATGACGGACGGCCGCACCGATGGCATCGCCGAGCCGTTCTTGGCTGAGTGGCGCCAGGCGCCGCTGCGGGTGCCGGTGTTCGGGATCACCTTCGGCGATGCCGACAAGAGCCAGCTCGACAGTCTCGCCAAGGCGACCTCGGCGCGTGTCTTCGACGGCGGCGGCGACCTTGCTGGTGCCTTCCGCGCGGCGCGCGGCTACAACTAA
- a CDS encoding 5-bromo-4-chloroindolyl phosphate hydrolysis family protein — MRGLFGNDWNWIAAGLVSAALLIGLGTFTHFPFLVSAVISGLVFAGLIFVLAPRQLFEGLDLRSIGGGQVAFARELLAQAQPAADRLAAAAGSIADKDIKAKVKNLSDIAADVISKVEAKPASAASVRRFLTYYVLQAAEVAEGYGTLADRRAPSQQRLATVGAVITKLQDAFVHYADSQADSELGTLDVDLRLIQESLKEDIGR, encoded by the coding sequence ATGCGCGGCTTGTTCGGCAATGACTGGAACTGGATCGCGGCGGGGCTGGTGTCGGCCGCGCTGCTGATTGGTCTCGGCACGTTCACCCACTTCCCCTTCCTGGTCTCGGCGGTGATCTCGGGTCTGGTCTTTGCCGGATTGATCTTCGTGCTGGCGCCACGTCAGCTGTTCGAAGGGCTCGACCTGCGCTCGATCGGCGGCGGCCAAGTGGCGTTCGCGCGCGAATTGCTGGCGCAGGCGCAGCCGGCGGCCGACCGGCTGGCGGCCGCGGCCGGCTCTATCGCCGACAAGGACATAAAAGCCAAGGTGAAGAACCTTTCCGATATCGCCGCCGACGTCATCTCCAAGGTCGAGGCGAAACCGGCAAGCGCTGCTTCCGTGCGGCGCTTCCTGACCTATTACGTGCTGCAGGCGGCGGAAGTCGCGGAAGGCTATGGCACGCTTGCCGATCGCCGCGCGCCAAGCCAACAGCGGCTTGCCACTGTCGGCGCGGTGATCACCAAGCTGCAGGACGCCTTCGTCCACTATGCCGACAGCCAGGCGGACTCCGAGCTTGGCACGCTCGACGTTGACCTTCGACTCATCCAGGAGTCGCTGAAAGAGGATATCGGTCGCTGA
- the sthA gene encoding Si-specific NAD(P)(+) transhydrogenase — protein MDYDMLVIGSGPSGRRAAVQSAKLGKSVLVVDRGRRLGGVSVHTGTIPSKTLRETVLNLSGWRERGFYGRGYRVKQDISISDLVDRLHKTLDHEVEVLQHQFMRNTVKSARAAVKFLTPNKVSLTADNGDYSEVGFANALIAVGTRPHRPADVPFDKKRVFDSDEMLELHHLPRTLTVIGAGVIGVEYATIFSALDVPVTLVEPRNTILDFIDREIVDDFIHQMRDRGMTIRLGSTVKEIASKPDHAEVTLADGRTIRSEMVLYAAGRTGNVASLGLDTVGIEADARGRIKVDPHTFQTTVSNIYASGDVIGFPSLASTSMEQGRVAACHAFGVHLPPPPESFPYGIYAVPEISTVGLSEEQVRDSGAAYEVGLARFRETSRGHIMGVSSGFLKLLFSVETRRLLGAHIVGEGATELIHIGQAVINLGGTVDFFVNNTFNYPTLAEAYKIAGLDAWNRMGQG, from the coding sequence ATGGACTACGACATGCTGGTCATCGGCAGCGGCCCTTCGGGCCGCCGCGCCGCGGTGCAATCGGCCAAGCTCGGCAAGTCGGTGCTGGTGGTCGACCGAGGCCGGCGCCTGGGCGGCGTCTCGGTGCATACCGGCACCATCCCGTCGAAGACGCTGCGCGAAACGGTGCTCAACCTCTCGGGCTGGCGCGAACGCGGCTTCTACGGGCGTGGCTACCGGGTCAAGCAGGACATTTCGATCTCAGATCTGGTCGACCGGCTGCACAAGACGCTCGACCATGAGGTCGAGGTGCTGCAGCATCAGTTCATGCGCAACACGGTGAAGAGCGCGCGCGCCGCCGTGAAGTTCCTCACGCCGAACAAGGTCAGCCTGACCGCCGACAATGGCGACTACAGCGAAGTTGGCTTCGCCAACGCGCTGATCGCCGTCGGCACCAGGCCGCACCGGCCGGCCGACGTGCCCTTCGACAAAAAGCGCGTCTTCGACAGCGACGAGATGCTGGAACTCCACCATCTGCCGCGCACGCTGACGGTGATCGGCGCCGGCGTCATCGGCGTCGAATACGCCACCATCTTTTCCGCCCTCGACGTGCCGGTGACACTGGTCGAGCCGCGCAACACCATCCTCGACTTCATCGATCGCGAGATCGTCGACGACTTCATTCACCAGATGCGTGACCGCGGCATGACCATCCGCCTCGGCAGCACGGTGAAGGAGATCGCCTCGAAACCCGACCACGCCGAAGTGACGCTGGCCGATGGCCGCACCATCCGCTCCGAGATGGTGCTCTACGCAGCCGGCCGCACCGGCAATGTCGCCAGCCTCGGCCTCGACACGGTCGGCATCGAGGCCGACGCCCGCGGCCGCATCAAGGTCGATCCGCATACCTTCCAGACCACGGTTTCAAACATCTACGCGTCCGGCGACGTCATCGGCTTCCCGAGCCTGGCTTCGACGTCGATGGAGCAGGGCCGGGTGGCGGCTTGCCACGCCTTCGGGGTCCACCTGCCGCCGCCGCCGGAGAGCTTTCCCTATGGCATCTACGCCGTGCCGGAAATTTCCACGGTCGGCCTGTCGGAAGAACAGGTGCGCGACAGCGGCGCAGCCTACGAGGTCGGCCTGGCGCGCTTCCGCGAGACCTCGCGCGGCCACATCATGGGCGTTTCGAGCGGCTTCCTGAAGCTGTTGTTCTCGGTCGAGACGCGCCGCCTGCTCGGCGCCCACATCGTCGGCGAGGGCGCTACCGAGCTCATTCATATCGGCCAGGCGGTGATCAACCTCGGCGGCACGGTCGACTTCTTCGTCAACAACACCTTCAACTATCCGACGCTGGCCGAAGCCTACAAGATCGCCGGCCTGGACGCCTGGAACCGGATGGGGCAGGGCTAA
- a CDS encoding methyltransferase family protein — translation MAGLTISKSDVLPGAEIGFWSGLRSSEILTDLREGLFRFIALVVAAVFVYRGARHLVIDPGRLNILLLMISDVLTFTWLLLARRPIVRDWSPFTVFISLTAGFGSGFVSLQDGIAIIPLYIAAPLQFLALWLVIWGKISLGRSFAILPANRGVVTGGAYRFVRHPIYAGYLAGHILFLLSSFSIYNFTVYAIITLFQIHRILREERILALTEEYRDYLGRVRYRLCPGIF, via the coding sequence GTGGCAGGGTTGACGATTTCCAAAAGCGATGTGCTGCCTGGCGCAGAGATCGGTTTTTGGTCCGGGCTGCGAAGCAGCGAGATCCTCACCGACCTTCGCGAGGGCCTGTTCCGTTTCATCGCGCTGGTGGTCGCCGCGGTCTTCGTCTATCGCGGTGCGCGTCACCTCGTCATCGATCCGGGCCGGCTGAACATCCTGCTGCTCATGATCTCCGACGTCCTGACCTTTACCTGGCTGCTGCTGGCGCGCCGACCGATTGTCCGCGACTGGAGCCCTTTCACGGTATTCATCTCGCTGACGGCCGGTTTCGGCTCGGGTTTCGTATCGCTCCAGGACGGAATCGCCATCATCCCGCTCTATATCGCGGCGCCGCTGCAATTCCTGGCGCTGTGGCTGGTGATCTGGGGCAAGATATCGCTTGGCCGCTCCTTCGCCATCCTGCCCGCCAATCGCGGCGTCGTCACCGGCGGCGCCTACCGCTTCGTGCGGCACCCGATCTATGCCGGCTACCTGGCGGGGCACATCCTTTTCCTGCTGTCGAGCTTCTCTATCTACAATTTCACCGTCTACGCGATCATCACCCTGTTCCAGATCCATCGCATCCTGCGCGAGGAGCGCATCCTGGCGCTCACCGAGGAGTATCGCGACTATCTCGGGCGGGTCCGCTACAGGCTCTGCCCCGGCATCTTCTGA